A stretch of DNA from Campylobacter concisus:
ATGCAACCTTCTTTTAAAAATTAATACTATTTTTAAAAATTATTGAAATTTAAAAATTAAAAGGCAAAAATTTCAACTTGATTAAATACTTTCTAAGATAAAATCCGAAACTACTTTTGGGAGAATCATGAAAAAGTCACGTTTAGGCCTTTTGCAAACACAAATTTTAGATATCCTAACTCAATCCGAGCTTGACAAATTTGAGTATAAAAACCTTCCAAAAACAAGCATCATTTACGCAGAAGAGATTGAAATCATTTTCTTAAAAAGTGGCTGTGCAAAACTTTCATTTTTTGAAGACGGGGAAGAATTTATCCTCTACCGCTTAGAGGCAAACAACATCGCTGTTCTTGATGATAATTGTGCTTTTGAAATTTTAGAAGATGCCAAAATTTACTCCATAAGCTTAAGTAAGATAGGTGAAATTTTATCAAATATAAAAGTAGTAGATGAAATTTTAAAAGCGGTGCTAAATGCTATCATCGTGCAACGTCAGATAATAAAATCCATACTTTTTGAAGATGCGAAAGGCAGGATTGCAAATTTTTTGATCGAGTTAGCACGCGAACAGGATCTAAAACAAAATGGCTATCATTATGTCTTTTTGCCATTTTCTTTAAAAGTGCTATCAAGCTTCGTAGGGCTTAAAAGACAAAGTGCCTCAACTGCATTTAATGAGCTTATAAAAGATGACATTATAAGAAAAATAACGCCACATGAGTTTTTGATCATAGATTACGAAAAACTTGAAAGCTACACAAATTAAAAATCAAAAATTTTTAATAAAAAAGATAATTGCTAGCAAAAAGAGCAATTTTAAAAGATTAGTCTTTGCCAAGAAGCAAAGACTAAAATTTTTAAGCTTTTTTCTTCATCTCAAATTTATTAGCCATGAAGCCAACTAAACCAACAAAGAAAAGTCCGCCGCAGATATTACCAAGTGTAACCGGAACTAAGTTTTTACCGATGAAATTTCCCCAGTTTAAAACTTCTAGTTTTTCAGCCGTGATGCCATGTCCCAGAGTCGCAGCCGCAGCAGTGATATCTCCGCCGCTTGCTGCTATATAGTGAGCTTTTGAGATGATGGCTTCAGTTATGATGAACATATTTGCAACGCAGTGCTCCATAGAGCAAGCTACAAACGCGCCGATCATCCACATAATGGCAAAGAATTTACCAGATAGATTGCTCTCACTTGTCGCAGTCCAAATAGACATACAAACAAAGACGTTACAAAAGATACCGCGGATAAATAGCTCGTGAAATGGTGCTGTGATCTTACCAATAGCAGCCGGCACGAAGTGTTGTAATATGTAGCCATCATACTTTAGTGGCAAGCCTGAATAGTAGTACATATATGCAATCAATGCACCGCCAACAAAGTTAAATATCCAAACGATAGCCCAGTATCCAATAGTCTGTCCTAGTTTTAGCTTGCCTTCATATGCGCTAACACCGCTTAAAACAGAGCTTGTAAAGAGGTGACCGCCATAAAAAACAACCATCATAAGACCACAACTAAATGTGATACCACCGATAAAATTTGAAAGACCTATAGACTGGTTTTCAGCCATACCAACTGTTGAGTGAGCCCAAAAAATATCACCCATAGCAATAGCAGCTCCAGCCATGATAGCAAGGAAGATAATACTAGTAAGTGGCATATGAGCCTTATGCTCCATAGAGCTTGAGACCGCTTGAGCGGTTTCTGCCGGATTTAACATCACATTCTCCTTTTTATTTTCAATCTCGCACATGAGCCAGGCTCATCTTTGCGACCAAAGTTTAACACTTTGCAAAATTACTAAAGTCAAATCACTGCTTGCGATTAAAAGTAAAATTTTGTCTTTAGTAACCAAAAAGACTAAATTTAGCTATTTACTAAATTTAACCGACTAAATTTTTATCAATCTCTACAATTCTCAAAAAAGCTTTTCTGGCACTTTTTTTAGCCTGCTCGCTTAGACCCTCTTCAAAATCAAGGACATTTTCAAGCAAGACGCTAATGCCAAGAAAAAGCGTCTTTGGACAAATTTTACGCAAATAGCTTAAAAGTACTGGCGTTGGGAGATTGTGGGTTGAGTAGATGTAGTCCCTATCGTCACTTAGGTCAAAAAACTCTATCTTATCCTCATCAAAGCCGCTCATCGCATCAACTACTATCAAGATATCAGGCGCAAATTCTCTAATGGCCGAAAATTCATTCTCAGGCACATCTTGCCCAAAAAAGACCTTCCACTCTTTTAGCTCAGCTTCTACAATGCGACCTACTTCATTACCCACATCATCATCGCCACGCATAGGATTACCGATGCAAAGGATGGCCTTTTTCATCAAAAGTCCTTCCTAAGCACGATATATCCTTCTTTTAAATTTGCCAAAATTTCTTTAAGCTTACACTCACAAAGCTGTGGCAAGAGTTTAGCGATATGCTCGGCAAAAATTTCAACTTCAAAATATTTGCTTAAATTTCCGATCTTAAATTTCACGTATTCGCCTGAGTTTTTGATCATCTCGTCAAATTCCTCATCGCTTAGCTCTAAAATTTTCTCGCTAAAGTCTATCGTGCCAACGCCATGTCCCACGCAAGTGGAGAAAATTTTTATCTCCTTTAGCTCGCGTGGAAGCTTATCGTTGTCGTCCATATGCCTTTTTGTAAGCTTATAAACTTGTATCATCTCTTACTCCAAACCTCGCTATCAACGTCTATCGCAAAGCTTTTATCAGCTTTTGCATATTTTAGATAGACATCATTATGCAAAAGCCCCATGCACTCGGCATATCTAGGATCTTCCTCTTTTTTAATAGCTGTAAGCACAGCCTCTCTTGAAATGCTTGGGTCATGGACATCTTTTGAACATTTGATAGCATTCATATATTTTTCAAAAAGGATTCTACCAAAGATATAGCTCATTAGCCTTCTACTTTCAGCTTGCAAGTCACGCTCAAACAAGATATCGCCTATGACCGACTTCTCAACTGAAGGTGGCAATGTGTTATCTTCCTCATAGCTTTTTTTATGAAGTTTTTGATCGATGATACCAAGAGCCATTCCAAGGCCGTAAATAATGCTTGCTGGATGTGGAGGACAGCCTGGGATATAGACATCAACTGGAATTATCTTATCAATGCCACCCCAAACGCTATAAGCGTCATGGAAAATTCCACCACTGCTTCCGCACGCACCAAGAGCAACTACGATCTTAGGATCTGGAGTCGCCTCATAAGCACGAAGAAGCGGATAATACATCTGTCTTGTTACAGGACCGGTGCAAAGTAAAATATCAGCGTGTCTTGGGTTTGCCACAAGCTTAAAGCCAAAGCGCTCAGGGTCCCACATCGGTGTAATAGCCGCAAAAATTTCTATCTCACAGCCGTTACAGCTTCCGCAGTCGATCCTATAAACGCTAAAGCTTCTTTTGATATTTTTTAGATGCTCTAGCTTTGCAGTTAGATCATTTGCTGTTTTTATGTCCTCTGGGACTTGATATAGACTCATTTTATAGCCTCCTCAATGCCTTTTGTTAGCCTCTCAGCAGATTGATTTTTCTTGCACTCTGGGCAGATATAAAGGTAGTCTTTTGCCTCTTCAAGTCTGCCTGGGAGTAAATTTGCAGTGCCAAGCTTTTCAAGAGTAAAATTTATAAGCCTTTTTGGTGTAAATGGCTTGCCGCAGCATTTGCAAGTTTGCATCTCAAGCTCGCCCCTTTGTATAAGAGCGCTCTTGTCAAATTTAACCGCAAGCTCAAAGCTATCGCTAAGTCTTACAGCTCCAGTTGGGCAAACCTCATCGCAACGTCCGCAAAATATGCAGCGTCCGCAGTCAAATTCCCAAACAAGCTTTGTTTGCTCCTCGTTCATCTTAAGCTCTATCGCGTTACTAGGACAAGCGATACCGCAAGCTGCACAACCTATGCAAAGATCGTATGTATAGTTTGGCTGACCACGGAAATTTTCAGGAACAATATATGGCTCAAATGGATAGGCGTATGTCGCTTTTCCATATTTTTCTGTGATGTCAAATAACTTCATCATCTTAAATCCTTCTTACTAACCCCGCCATCTTGACAGAATTTTTTAAGGTCTTTCTCTGTTAAAATTTTGCTCTTTTTAGTCCTTACATCGACTAATGTAACACGCTCTGTACATGAGTAGCAAGGGTCAAGTGAGCAAACGATAAGTGCAGCATCACTTATGTTGTTTCCTCTAAATTGATACCTTAGGCTTGGCCAGTTGTTATATGTTGCAGCCCTACATCTCCAGCGATATACTTTTTGAGCACTACCTTGCATGATCCAGTGGACATTCTCGCCACGTGGTGCTTCATCATGACCAAGTGCAAAATTTTCAGGTTTGATCATAGTCACAGGATCGATCATGATCGGAGTTTGAGGCATTAGCTCAAAGCATTGGCGGATGATGTGGATAGAGCTTTTTAGCTCTTTATATCTAACCATCTCGCGAGCAAAAACGTCGCAACCATGCTCAACTGCTACTTCAAATTCTATCTGTTTAAAGAAATCGTATGGATGATCGTAGCGGTTATCACGTTTAAAGCCAGAGCCTCTCATATTTGGACCAACTGGGCTAAAGTCACGTGCTATTTGACGGTCTAAGATACCCACACCTTTCCAGCGTCCGATTTGGCGTTTATCCTCCATAACTGCGTCCCAAATTTCTGAAATTTGAACGTCAAGTTTATTTATGATCTCGATACCCTTTTTGATCTCTTGGTTTGTCATATCACGTCTTAAGCCACCCATAACGACGTTGCCGTATGTTTTACGTCCGCCAGTTACAAGTTGGGCTAGCTCCATAGAGTACTCACGAACCCTAAAGATGTGCATAAACGCATTATAGTTACCAGTGACCTCACAAGCTAGACCGATATTTAAAAGGTGGCTGTGAAGACGCTCGATCTCAAGACAGATGACGCGTATAGCTTGAGCTCTTAGTGGAATTTCAAGTTTGATAGCTTTTTCTGCCGCTTCAATACAAGCAATAGCGTGAGCATAACCGCAAATTCCACAAACTCTCTCTGCAAGATAGCCCATTTGATCATAGTTCATTCTGTTTTCAGCTAGCTTTTCCATACCGCGGTGTTGATAGAACAAGCGGTAGTCAGCATCGATGATCTCGTCGCCGTCACAGAAAAGTCTAAAGTGACCTGGCTCATCTGAAGTAATATGCAGTGGTCCAAGTGGCACATCAACTACTGCATCGCCTGTTGGGAACAAAAACTCCGCATCAGGCTCATCTCTGTGATCAACCGGATCAGGGCGGTAGCGATAATCCATCGCATCTTTTCTAAGTGGGTGAAGTCCGTCTGGCCAGTCATCACTTAAAACTAGACGCCTTTTATCAGGCAAACCTTCAGCCACTAGACCAAACATATCATAAGCTTCTCTTTCGTACCAAACACAAGCTGGCACTAGTGGAGTAACAGATGGGAATGTCGGATCGCTTCCTGGGATAAGAGTTTTAACTGTGATAAAGCACTTATCCTCAGCTGCAAAGTCGTCCGCTTCAGTCATCTTGCTACCTTCCATTGAGATAGCATAGTAAAGCGCAAAGCTGCCATTTATCTGGCGCTCGTCGTTTGGTATCATTGTGCTTATGAAGCCGCCAATATCATAATAAAGCGTTTTAACAGCTAGTGGAAGATCATTTCTATCAACCAAAACTGTGATCTGATCGTCTGCTTGACGAGTTACTTCTAAAATTTTTACCTTGTTTTTTAGGATTTCAACAAATTTATCGCCTCTCATTTTAAAGCTCCCATCATTATATTAACACCGTTATCTACTAGCGTATAAAAGCTATCTACGTGCCATACGCCAAAGATTATGATAAGGGCACAAAGTGCTATAAGAGGTAAATTCTCTAACAAACTCATCTCTTTATTATGAACAACCACACTTTTTGGCTCGCCAAAGCTTGCCATGTTAAAGTGCGCAAAGTCAGCTATGAAAATAACTGCAAGTGCAATAGCAAATAGCGCAACTGCGATGTATTGACCGCTTGTGATAGCTCCTACAAAGACGTTATATTCACTAACAAATATAGCAAATGCTGGAACACCAACTAGTGAGCAAACAGCCGCGCCAAACATTATAGTGGTGATCGGTGCGATCTTAACCATGCCGCCCATCTTACTCATATCTTTGTGGCCATAAATTCTTGCGATATTGCCTGTTGAGCAAAATGCCAAAGCTTTTGTGAAGCTGTGAGCTAAGCAGTGGAATATCGCTGCAAATAGACCAAATTTACCGCCAACACCAAGTGCAAATGCGATAACACCCATGTGAACGATTGAGTGGTATGCAAACATTCTTTTTACGTTGTGTTGTCTGATTAGGAAAAATCCCGCTACAAAGAGTGTGATAGTTCCTGAAACGATCATTATGCCCTCAACAAAGCTAAATCCAACTGCTTGAGCTGTGATAGCGTAGTATCTTAAGAGCGCTAGCATCGCACATTTTAAAAGCACACCTGAAAGCAAAGCTGAGATAGGCGCTGGACCTTCAGCGTGAACGTCTGGTAGCCAAGTATGAGTTGGCGCAAGACCAGCTTTTGTACCAAAACCAATTAGCGCAAATACAAAGATAAGCTTTGCTGCATCTGGGTTTAAATTTTTAGCATTTGCCATTATGCTTGAAAATAGCATAGAAGCTTCGCCATCTCCTAGAGTGCTAAATGTAGCTGAGTATAAAAGAACAGTCGCATAAAGTGCAAATGCTAGGCCGATTGAGCAAAGAACGATGTATTTATAGCCACTCTCTGTTGATTTTTGATCTTTGTGGATAGCGACCAAAAATACTGAAGCAAGAGTTGTAGCCTCGATAGCTGCCCACATAAACGCAACGTTATTGCAAATAACGCTTAAAGTCATTGTAAAGATAAATACATGGCTTAGTGCATAATATTTTTTAAGATCACTTAAGTGGATGTGTCCATCTTCAAGCTCCCATCTCATGTAGTGGATAGAGTAGAAATTTACTATAAATCCAGTTACAGCGATAAGCACCAAGAAAACACAGCCTAAGCTATCTAAAAACAAAAATTTATCAAAACTATAAAAAGTTCCGCTACTTAAGACTTTAAGAACATTGTTAAGTAAAGCCACCGATGTCGCAGCAGAAAACAAAACGTGAAGTCCGCTTAATACCGCATAATTTTTAGGACTCAAAAACAAGACCAAAGCACCAAGGAGCGGTAAGATAAGTATTAAAGCTAAACTATCCATCTCTAACCCCTTAAATTTGAAGCTTTAGAAGTATCTAAGCTATCATAAGCTTTATAAAATCTAATCGCTAGAATGCTCATGATGATAACGGCAAATATCGCATCTGTTAAAATTCCAAGCTCAACTAACTCATGTGAGTTATAAGCCATTAGAGCAAGGCTTAGGTGGATACCGTTTTCAAATAAGCAGTAAGCTAGAATTTGTTTTATAAATGAGTTTCTTAGCATGAAGCCAAAAATTCCCATCATAAAGACTGTTCCAGCAGCTATTAGCATGATCTCTTCTTTGATAAGAGAGAATTTTAAAAATATAGGGTGGATACTCATTGAAAGAGCTAGAGAAAATCCCATAGCGATAACAGGGCTTACAAAAAATCCACCAACTGGCTCATCTTCGCTAACTACACCTAGCTTTTTAACAAGCCAGAATAAGATAGCTGGTACAAAAATAACTTTGGTAAAGAACGCAACGATCGCCCAAGTTGTGAGCTGTTCGGCATTAAATTTTTCAGATAATAAGAAAAATATGCTAACTAAAAGCAATGTCTCAACCGCATAAGCGATGATAGATAGCTTTAAATTTCTAAGACCAAAAACCGCAAGCGAAGTTACGATCATGCAAATGGCTAAAATATCAAGTGTTTGCATCTCACACTCCTACTACATAAAGTGTTAGTGCAACAAACGAGATAGTAAGTGCACCAAGCGCATTCTTGCGTAAAGATGAAGTCATTTTAAAGCGTGGGCCAAAGTTGTCTATAAAGACAGCTGCTACGTAAAATACTCCAGTTTTTATCACAAAAACGATGATAGCTAAGAAAGGATTGCTAAAATTCCATGGCTCAAATATAGTTAGGAAAAGTCCGATCATAGCAAACTGTTTTAATATAAGTGATGCTTGAACTAAACCAAGGTCGCTACCTGCGTACTCGCCAAGTAAGCCCTCTTGAAGCTCTTGTTCTGCTTCAGCTACGTCAAATGGTTTTCTGCCAGTCTCAACATACATGCACCATAAAAATGCGATAGAAGCTACGGCAAAACTTGGGATTTGATATCCGATAACGCCAGTTTTTACCATCTCTTGGATCTCAATTAAATTTGATGTTTTAGCTGCAAGCATTACGACGATTAGACACATGATCATGACTGGCTCAACATATACGCCCAGCATTTGCTCCCTGCCGCCGCCTGTTGCTGCAAATGGGTTGCCGCTATCCATTGAAGCTGCACCAAATACAAATCTAAGCAATGCGCCAAGATAAAGGATCACAAATATATCTGAATACGCTCCAAAAACAGTATCCTTGCTATATGTTATAGGTATAGCAGCTAGTACTGCAGCTGAAGTTGCAAAAAGGAAAAACGGAGCCCATCTAAATACCCAGTGTGAGCACTCAGGGACGGTTCTTCCTCTTCTAAATAGTTTTATAATGTCGCGATATGTTTGAAAGAAATCGCTACCTTGTTTTGATTGAAGTTTAGCCCTTAGTTTTCTTGCCATACCATCAAACAAAGGAGCTACCAAAACGATAACGACTACTTGAAATATCATTAAAAGTATAGTTTGCATTTTCGTCTCCTAAACTAAAAAGTAGCCCACAGCAAGTATGGCACAAAGATAAATTAGGATATAAAGCGTATAAACGTTTGTATATCCGCTTTGAACGATGCCTAATTTATCAGCAAATTTCATACACCATTTGATGACTGGCTCATAAAACATTCCCCACCAGATATCTTTTGGATGGTTGTGATATTCAACCGCGTCAAAATAATTTCTAGTAACGATCTTTTTATCAGCTCTAAATAGCCATTGCATGATCTTTCTAAGATCACCTGTAAATGGGCCACCTGTCATTTGCATACGTGAGCTATATTTAAAGCCACATGCCCAAGGATCAGTCTCGCGTGGTTTATCTCTGTTTGCTTTCATAACAGCAAGGATAATAAATGGCAAAATCATGGTTGAGCAAAGAACCAAAGCAATTAGTGGAGTTGAGATCATACTGCCTATTGGTGAAGTTACGTTTATAGCACCAAGACTAGCTTTATAGTCGCTTATAGCGATAGAATTTACAGCTTGCATAATGTAATCAACTATGTAGTTTGCGCCAAGACCAAAGCCCACACATCCTATCATTAGGATGATCATACCAAGAACCATACCTATTGGACTCTCTTTAGCATTTTCCCAAATTTTTTGATCTCTTGGAGTACCTGCAAAGATAACAGCGTAAAGTTTGAGGTGCATACCGACCAAAACGCCTGTTAGTGCAAGAGCTACGACACCAAGTGTAAATGCATATCTAACTAATGTTCCCTCGCCCATTGCACCTTGAAGCATACCTTGATATGTAAACCACTCTGAAACAAAGCCATTTACTGGAGGCAAGGCTGCGATACCCATGATACCTATAAACATACCAAGGCTTGTCCATGGCATCTTTTTAGCAAGACCACCAAGGATGTCCATATTTTGTGTATGAGTAGCGTGGATAACTGAACCAGCGCAAAGGAAAAGCAGACCTTTAAATATAGCGTGGTTAACTACGTGGTAGCAACCTGCTAGAAAACCTACTGCTGCAAGTGTTAAATTTCCAGCTGCAACGCCGTAAATTCCTGTGCCAAGACCTAGCAAGATGATACCTATATTCTCAACTGAGTGATAAGCAAGCAAAGCTTTGAAGTCGTGTTGGCAAAGAGCGTATAAAACACCAAATAGTGAGCTAGCTGCACCAAGAGCAAGTATAGTAAGTCCAAAATATGTGCTAAGTGGCAAGTAAAGTGTAAATTTAACTAATGTAAATAGAGCAACTTTAATCATAACGCCTGACATAAGTGCTGAAACGTTTGATGGTGCTGCTGGGTGAGCTTGTGGAAGCCAAACGTGGAATGGCCACATACCAGCTTTACTACCAAAGCCGACCAAGAATAGTATAAATACAGCAGCAGAAGCGCCAAATGGCATCTTAACACCCATAAATGCGCTAAATTCAAAGCTTCCTGCATAGTAAGCTGTGATAAGCAAGCCACAGGTTATACAAAATGCACCGATTTGTGCGATACCAAGATATACCATAACCGCTTTAAGTGTATTTTTACCGTCATTGACGATGATAAGAAATGATGATACAAGAGTCATAAGCTCCCATAAAACAACAAAGCAAAATACATTGTCAGCGCTGATTACTAGAAGCATTGAAAGGATGAATGTGTTAAACAAACATGCAAACACACCAACATTTGCTTTTTTTATGTACTCTTCTGCATAGCTCATACCATAAACACTACTTGCAAATCCGATGAAAACAACGACAAAGCTGAAGAAATTTCCAAGT
This window harbors:
- a CDS encoding Crp/Fnr family transcriptional regulator, with the translated sequence MKKSRLGLLQTQILDILTQSELDKFEYKNLPKTSIIYAEEIEIIFLKSGCAKLSFFEDGEEFILYRLEANNIAVLDDNCAFEILEDAKIYSISLSKIGEILSNIKVVDEILKAVLNAIIVQRQIIKSILFEDAKGRIANFLIELAREQDLKQNGYHYVFLPFSLKVLSSFVGLKRQSASTAFNELIKDDIIRKITPHEFLIIDYEKLESYTN
- a CDS encoding formate/nitrite transporter family protein, which encodes MLNPAETAQAVSSSMEHKAHMPLTSIIFLAIMAGAAIAMGDIFWAHSTVGMAENQSIGLSNFIGGITFSCGLMMVVFYGGHLFTSSVLSGVSAYEGKLKLGQTIGYWAIVWIFNFVGGALIAYMYYYSGLPLKYDGYILQHFVPAAIGKITAPFHELFIRGIFCNVFVCMSIWTATSESNLSGKFFAIMWMIGAFVACSMEHCVANMFIITEAIISKAHYIAASGGDITAAAATLGHGITAEKLEVLNWGNFIGKNLVPVTLGNICGGLFFVGLVGFMANKFEMKKKA
- a CDS encoding hydrogenase 3 maturation endopeptidase HyCI, producing MKKAILCIGNPMRGDDDVGNEVGRIVEAELKEWKVFFGQDVPENEFSAIREFAPDILIVVDAMSGFDEDKIEFFDLSDDRDYIYSTHNLPTPVLLSYLRKICPKTLFLGISVLLENVLDFEEGLSEQAKKSARKAFLRIVEIDKNLVG
- a CDS encoding formate hydrogenlyase maturation HycH family protein, giving the protein MIQVYKLTKRHMDDNDKLPRELKEIKIFSTCVGHGVGTIDFSEKILELSDEEFDEMIKNSGEYVKFKIGNLSKYFEVEIFAEHIAKLLPQLCECKLKEILANLKEGYIVLRKDF
- a CDS encoding NADH-quinone oxidoreductase subunit B family protein, producing MSLYQVPEDIKTANDLTAKLEHLKNIKRSFSVYRIDCGSCNGCEIEIFAAITPMWDPERFGFKLVANPRHADILLCTGPVTRQMYYPLLRAYEATPDPKIVVALGACGSSGGIFHDAYSVWGGIDKIIPVDVYIPGCPPHPASIIYGLGMALGIIDQKLHKKSYEEDNTLPPSVEKSVIGDILFERDLQAESRRLMSYIFGRILFEKYMNAIKCSKDVHDPSISREAVLTAIKKEEDPRYAECMGLLHNDVYLKYAKADKSFAIDVDSEVWSKR
- a CDS encoding formate hydrogenlyase complex iron-sulfur subunit, whose translation is MMKLFDITEKYGKATYAYPFEPYIVPENFRGQPNYTYDLCIGCAACGIACPSNAIELKMNEEQTKLVWEFDCGRCIFCGRCDEVCPTGAVRLSDSFELAVKFDKSALIQRGELEMQTCKCCGKPFTPKRLINFTLEKLGTANLLPGRLEEAKDYLYICPECKKNQSAERLTKGIEEAIK
- a CDS encoding NADH-quinone oxidoreductase subunit C gives rise to the protein MRGDKFVEILKNKVKILEVTRQADDQITVLVDRNDLPLAVKTLYYDIGGFISTMIPNDERQINGSFALYYAISMEGSKMTEADDFAAEDKCFITVKTLIPGSDPTFPSVTPLVPACVWYEREAYDMFGLVAEGLPDKRRLVLSDDWPDGLHPLRKDAMDYRYRPDPVDHRDEPDAEFLFPTGDAVVDVPLGPLHITSDEPGHFRLFCDGDEIIDADYRLFYQHRGMEKLAENRMNYDQMGYLAERVCGICGYAHAIACIEAAEKAIKLEIPLRAQAIRVICLEIERLHSHLLNIGLACEVTGNYNAFMHIFRVREYSMELAQLVTGGRKTYGNVVMGGLRRDMTNQEIKKGIEIINKLDVQISEIWDAVMEDKRQIGRWKGVGILDRQIARDFSPVGPNMRGSGFKRDNRYDHPYDFFKQIEFEVAVEHGCDVFAREMVRYKELKSSIHIIRQCFELMPQTPIMIDPVTMIKPENFALGHDEAPRGENVHWIMQGSAQKVYRWRCRAATYNNWPSLRYQFRGNNISDAALIVCSLDPCYSCTERVTLVDVRTKKSKILTEKDLKKFCQDGGVSKKDLR
- a CDS encoding hydrogenase 4 subunit F, translated to MDSLALILILPLLGALVLFLSPKNYAVLSGLHVLFSAATSVALLNNVLKVLSSGTFYSFDKFLFLDSLGCVFLVLIAVTGFIVNFYSIHYMRWELEDGHIHLSDLKKYYALSHVFIFTMTLSVICNNVAFMWAAIEATTLASVFLVAIHKDQKSTESGYKYIVLCSIGLAFALYATVLLYSATFSTLGDGEASMLFSSIMANAKNLNPDAAKLIFVFALIGFGTKAGLAPTHTWLPDVHAEGPAPISALLSGVLLKCAMLALLRYYAITAQAVGFSFVEGIMIVSGTITLFVAGFFLIRQHNVKRMFAYHSIVHMGVIAFALGVGGKFGLFAAIFHCLAHSFTKALAFCSTGNIARIYGHKDMSKMGGMVKIAPITTIMFGAAVCSLVGVPAFAIFVSEYNVFVGAITSGQYIAVALFAIALAVIFIADFAHFNMASFGEPKSVVVHNKEMSLLENLPLIALCALIIIFGVWHVDSFYTLVDNGVNIMMGALK
- the hyfE gene encoding hydrogenase 4 membrane subunit, with protein sequence MQTLDILAICMIVTSLAVFGLRNLKLSIIAYAVETLLLVSIFFLLSEKFNAEQLTTWAIVAFFTKVIFVPAILFWLVKKLGVVSEDEPVGGFFVSPVIAMGFSLALSMSIHPIFLKFSLIKEEIMLIAAGTVFMMGIFGFMLRNSFIKQILAYCLFENGIHLSLALMAYNSHELVELGILTDAIFAVIIMSILAIRFYKAYDSLDTSKASNLRG
- a CDS encoding respiratory chain complex I subunit 1 family protein, which gives rise to MQTILLMIFQVVVIVLVAPLFDGMARKLRAKLQSKQGSDFFQTYRDIIKLFRRGRTVPECSHWVFRWAPFFLFATSAAVLAAIPITYSKDTVFGAYSDIFVILYLGALLRFVFGAASMDSGNPFAATGGGREQMLGVYVEPVMIMCLIVVMLAAKTSNLIEIQEMVKTGVIGYQIPSFAVASIAFLWCMYVETGRKPFDVAEAEQELQEGLLGEYAGSDLGLVQASLILKQFAMIGLFLTIFEPWNFSNPFLAIIVFVIKTGVFYVAAVFIDNFGPRFKMTSSLRKNALGALTISFVALTLYVVGV
- a CDS encoding proton-conducting transporter membrane subunit, yielding MTTVYMLFLVSAVVSILLYCAPKAAVKVGFGLSAISCFYAMCHFVANMGVSDSFALMDGFLYSPKFALNPLGNFFSFVVVFIGFASSVYGMSYAEEYIKKANVGVFACLFNTFILSMLLVISADNVFCFVVLWELMTLVSSFLIIVNDGKNTLKAVMVYLGIAQIGAFCITCGLLITAYYAGSFEFSAFMGVKMPFGASAAVFILFLVGFGSKAGMWPFHVWLPQAHPAAPSNVSALMSGVMIKVALFTLVKFTLYLPLSTYFGLTILALGAASSLFGVLYALCQHDFKALLAYHSVENIGIILLGLGTGIYGVAAGNLTLAAVGFLAGCYHVVNHAIFKGLLFLCAGSVIHATHTQNMDILGGLAKKMPWTSLGMFIGIMGIAALPPVNGFVSEWFTYQGMLQGAMGEGTLVRYAFTLGVVALALTGVLVGMHLKLYAVIFAGTPRDQKIWENAKESPIGMVLGMIILMIGCVGFGLGANYIVDYIMQAVNSIAISDYKASLGAINVTSPIGSMISTPLIALVLCSTMILPFIILAVMKANRDKPRETDPWACGFKYSSRMQMTGGPFTGDLRKIMQWLFRADKKIVTRNYFDAVEYHNHPKDIWWGMFYEPVIKWCMKFADKLGIVQSGYTNVYTLYILIYLCAILAVGYFLV